TATCATAACTTCCTCAACAGTTCTGGCCTACTGACGTTTTTGCTTCCTCTACTCGCCAACTCCTTCACCCACAAAGTCTCTCCTACAGTGAATAACGTCTAACTCAAGGCAGCTTCTCACTTAGCCCCCTGGCCTGTAACCTCATTCAGGGTGGGCTTGTCCCAAAGGCCGCGGACTCCCCGAGCCCAGCACGCACAGCACGCGCACGCTGAAGCCCCGGCAGCAGGGGTGGTGCAGCCAGACTGGGCCTGACCTTCGGTGCCCCAGATGCGGACTCTACGGTCACCACCGCACGACGCCAGCAGGGTTCCCGTGGGGTTCCAGGCCAAGAACCAGCACCGGGAGTCCGGGTGCGCCGGGACGCGGCCTAGCAGCACCAGCGAGTCCTTCATGGCGGCCCCCAGCAGGATGCGGAGGAGGTGGACAGAGGCGACCGCGCCGACGGCGAGTCCGGCAGTGCAAACCTCCGCGACGCCCACTCAGGCCTCGGACGGCCTTCAGTCTCCGCCGATTTCCGCCCGAGGGCCCGGGTCTTCCTGGGAACTGAAGTGCCCGCGGCTGCGACCGTGCTGCCCTCTGGGAGTTGTAGTCAATTTGCCAACCCACCCTCCACCCCGCCGGCAGCCAGTACCGTGGGACAGCCTCGAACTACCAGTCCCGTGAGGCCCTGCGCGGGGAATCGGCGGCGCGCCCAGGCTGTGACGCGCgcgggggacggggcggggagcCGGAGGAGGCGGAGGCAGAGGTGAAGGAAGCCGGAAGTGGATCGGGCCCGGGTCGGCCCGGGCGTTGCGGGTTTAGGGCCTGGGATCGCCCTGCCCCAGGCAGCTGCGGAACCCGTGACGGAGCGGAGCGGCGCCATACCGGCCCTGAGGCCTACTGACCGGTGAGGAACAGGGGTCGGTGTGGGGGAAGGTCCTTTCTGGCCAGAGGTCGCACCCCAGAGCACTGTTCCCAGATCCCGGATCCCCGATCCCCGCGGCCCAGCCTGGCCCCCGACCCCTGGGCACTCTTTGGCCAAGATCGCGGACCTGGGTCTCTCTCGCATCAGTAGCCGGTACCAGCACCCCCAGTCCGTTCTGCCCCCATCCTGGCCGGCTCGCAGCCCTCTCCGGGTCCCTATTCCGAACCTCCGCAGCCCCATTCCAGGgaccccatccccgccccccccccgacTCCCTGCAGCCCTCCTTTCTGTGCTGGGCCCCAGGTCCCACCCTCTATCCTCCCGTGTGGGCCCTGACAGCGTTGTGTCGGCCTCCCCTTCTGTGAACCCAGCGCCTTGCTCtcctccccgggacaggcaggcTCAGCGCGCCCTGCGGAGGTCCGCGGCGACCAGCAGCGACCGCGGAGCGACGGCGGGCGGCCCCGGGCATGTACGCCCCCGGAGGCGCAGGGCTGCCCGGCGGGCGCCGGCGGAGGAGCCCGGGAGGCAGCGCTCTGCCCAAGCAGCCGGAGCGTAGCCTGGCCTCGGCTCTGCCGGGTGCCCTGTCCATCACGGCGCTGTGCACTGCCCTCGCCGAGCCTGCCTGGCTGCACATCCACGGTGGCACCTGTTCCCGCCAGGAGCTGGGGGTCTCCGACGTGCTGGGCTACGTGCACCCGGACCTGCTGAAAGGTGAGGGCGTTGCGCGCCGGCCCTCTTCTTTCTGAGCGATAGGGCCTCCTTGCTGATAGCAGAATGTGGTGCGGGCTGGAGCAGAGATAGCCGGCGGCAGGCTCTTGGCTTGAAGGAAACAACCCCATTCCTGCCTGGTGTTCATGCCCACCAGGTGGCTCTCTTTGGGGTCTGGCCCCTCATTAATTCTGATGTTATTCAGCCAGGCACCTACTTCTCACGCCATGCTAATATGGACTGCTGCTATTTTAGGATACTGCTGGAGGAAGGGCGCTATACAGCGGTATGTGGGGAACAGATAAGGGTGCTAGGCATCACAATTAGCTGTCCTCCTTCTAAGGAGCGTATGGGATATAGGAAGGTTTCTTTGGGCAGCctgatggagggaggaagagaactTTTAATGTGgctagattttaaaagatattttgggagatccctgggtggctcggcagtttagcgcctgccttcggcccagggcatgatcctgagtcctggaatcgagtcccacattcggctccctgcatggagcctgcttctccctctgcctttgtctctgcctctctctctctgtgtgtgtgtctctcatgaataaataaataaaatatttaaaaaaaagatattttggagtTCTGCTATAATTGGGTTGTTGCTAGAGAAAAGGGAAGTCTGGCATTTTCAATAACCAGAAGTCAGTTCCGTTGCCACTCTCAGTAAAACAATTGGAATTTGGTTCTTGGAACCTTTCCAAGTGGACTTGATGGAGCTAAGGTTGCTTTGTTCATCATAGTGTTTCCTAGCCAGGtaagcagaggaaaggagaaagggactGTTCTTTACTAGGCACAGAGGCGGCCgatctgggggtgggagtgggagtaGGAGGCTGTCTGATGGCGTCCCATAGGTCATCTTGCCCAGCCCCATGTCCAGTAATGAAAGTAAAGGCTGTATGGTGTGAGGGCAGGACTGCACTTGCCTTGCTTCTACCAAAGAAATAGAGGACCCCAAAAAAGCCTTTAGTAACAGCAGGATTCATCACCCCCAAGGTCTTTTGAATCATTTATGAAGGTCTTCATATTTCCTTCCTGAACCACCCCCTGGCTATGATGCATTCCAGATGTTTACTGCCCCACGTATCAGAAGCATTAGATATCTTCACATTGCCTCTTTAAGGATTCAGTCACAGGGATTTGGTGAAAAGGTCAAATTCCCTGCTGTGCTTTGGATTATATACCACTTTTGCAGGTCTAGTCTGATAAACCCTAACCTTGTAGCCTAATGTTACCTTTCTCTGtgagttctcttgctattttgcATCTCGAGTTTTTAAGGCTTGAGGATAATTTTGTAGACAATAGGATGGGAGTGCCTGGTTTATTTCCAGATTTCACCATGATGGCCTTGGCTGGTTTGGTTCATTGAGACCCAAGTTATATACATAATGCTGGAGGCCTTGTAATGTGCAGCTTTTTGTCTGGCATGTAGCTGGTGGCAGAAAGGCCATCAAGCTTGCGTGGACTCTGGATGGTTTTTCCCTTAACACATTGCTTCTTTGAAGCACAGCTGCTGCCTTTCCACCACTTCTTGCATGCAGGTCTTTGCCATCGAGCCTCTGCTGTTTCAGTGTTTCAAAAACTTGGTGTCACCTACAAACTGGGAGAGAGTTCACAGTGCTTCTCCCTTTCAAATCATTCCTGGGGAGGCTCACAAAATTTGTGTGATGGAGCGAGAGGCACTCTGATCCCATGTTCTTATTTCAGAGGTCCAGGAGGCtgtggctcagagaagtgaagcgATTTCTCCAGGGCCACACAGTTAGGGGCATAGCTGAGGCTACTCACATCTGTTGACTCCAGTATAAAATGATGCTTCTCACATGCTCTTTAACCTTTGTTTTACTTCAGTGTCATAGAGAATGATCTCATGAGTTTTCCACTTTGGAGTGCATCCTTGTcaaaggcatttgaaaaaaaaaaaatcttgatgtaggttctcttttgtttatttatatatttaccctttttaagaagttttttaagccagattttgtcttttataaagcATGTTACCTTACCCTTTACATTACATGTACTTACGTGTTTAGGGATTTTAACCCATggatagttgtgtgtgtgtgtgtgtgtgtgtgtttaagattttatttatgggggcAGTGAGGGGCAAAGGAAAGGCACAGgcgggctccacactgagcatggagcccaacacagggctcaggcccacaccctgagatcatgacctgagctgaaactgagagtcagacgctcaaccaactaagccacccaggaaccccaaccAATAGATAGTTTCAACCTGATTTTCTGTGGCCATCTTTTTGGCTATTGCAAGCTAGGAACACGCTTAGGATGTCCATTAATAAGAGAGgtgaccgggatccctgggtggctcagcagtttatcgcctgcctttgtcccagggcatgatcctggagtcccaggatcgagtcctgcatcgagcctgcttctccctcctcctgtgtctctgactctctctctctctctctatgtctatcataaacgaataaataaataaatctttaagaaaaaaaaaggagaggtgaCAGTTGTACCTCACAAAGTATCACAGAAGAAGGCAAGGAATTAGGAGGTCCCTGGTTGCTTCCCTTCCTTTACTTTGTACCTGTTGGCTTTTTGCTACCCAGTGGGCCTTTAGATATGGGCTATCCTGTGCAATTATGTTTATCTTTAAGGCCTAACCCATGTCCTAATGTGGAAGCCTGGGATATTCTCTATCTCAGGAGGGAGCAGAGCTTCAGGGCACAGATCTGATGCCAGTAGATGCCaccagagggaaaaacaggcccTACTGGGTCTCTGCAGGTTAAGGGGTAGGCAGGGCTGGCAGGCTTTGGAGCAGtgccttctgttttctctgcccCTGGCCtgagtgccaggcattgtgctaggcacACTCCACATCTGGCTTTGGTTTCTCCTAAGTATCTTTATCTGGCAGGTATGTCCTCACCTCCACTTCACAAAGGTCTCAGGCTCAGGGTGGTCAGGTAACATGGGCTCGGAGGCAAACAGCTGGTGTGCACGGAGGGGACCCCACTCTTTGCCATCACACCTTAGTGCACTCtaggtttctttttccttctgtcagAGCTGTCCAAGGCTTATTATTTCCCCATTCTGGTTGAGATTTTCTCACAAGCCCAGCCAAAACTGCTGCTTATCCCTCATTGCCTCAATATTCCAGCTCAAGTTGGTGATCCTGAGGCAAAGCCACTCCCCCTCCTGCTGTCATTTGCAGAGCCCCAGAATGCAAATGCTGGCTGGCTCAAAAGATTTGGTCCTGAATTCTTGCCCTCCCCAGGAGGTACCTGCTTCTCGCACAGCCCCTCACCCTGGGCCCAGGTTCAGAGATACGTTCAGACTGCTGGTGGCCCCAAGCAGGGGGGCCCCCACATAAGCGTTCCTTCTGAACCCCAATCCCTCTCTCTGATCTGCGGCCAGCAAAGGGCAGCTCTGACAACTTCAGGAAGCATCTTTGGAGAATGAGGAAGTTTGGGTTTTGAAGTCAATGAATCACAGTTGACAATAAGCCACTGGAAGTGCAAGGCCCTTCCAGGAAGGGCCAGTGTGCCTGCTGAGTGGTGACTAATGCAGCTGGCACTTCTGATGCCTGCCTTGTCGGGCCTGTCCCCAGAGTCAGCTCTGCTAGGACCATGGTAGCTGTGATGATGCCCCTCCAGGCACTAGAGGACCCTGTTGGAGTCTGATGTCAGAAGGCTGTCTGGAAGCCAGAAAGTCCCAGTGAGCTACGCAGGTGGGATGAATAAGCACTGAGAAGGATTCAGGCCATAGGGAAGGGTCTCTAACTCACAGGGACTCCAGGGAGGGGTGAAGCGAGGggagatgagagaaaaagaagggaactGTCCAGAAGCCACTTTACCCTTCCTGCCTGCAGCCTGTTTGGGTTAGGAGTCTGTGAGGACAGTGGGCAGGTAGACAGGAAAAGCCAGGGCCTTCAAAACAAATCCAGCCCAGTGACTCACCAGTAACCTTGGGCAAAGTCAATTCCTTGGGATTCTATTACACAGCAGCTGCCTTCTTCTCTGGTGACTAGAGGGGACAGTCAGCGATCATTACCAAAATAAACAGCACAACTGGAGAATAGGATGTGTTCTCTGCCTTACCAGAGTATAGTACACTGTACCACTTGTTTGAACTTAAAATTAGGACTCTGCCCCATGTGCCATTTTTCtccacaaataaaattatatatatatatataatatatatatatatattatatatatatatatataacatttggGCATTTCGTTTCCCTTTAGCAGCCCTCAAGGGAGTGGATATTCAGTGCTTTCCCTGCCATACTGATGGctggcagggggagagagaaacagacattgAGTTCTTGACCCTAGCATAGCCTGAGCTGGGTTCTGAGCATGTCTGGGATAACTCTGCCTGGCTCCTCTGTGTGCTCTGAGACCCTTTGATGAGAGGCTGCCCAGGATGTGAGGCCGACTCCTCGTGTATCTATAAGCATCACTCCAAGAGAAGTTTATATTGGCTTTTCCACTAAGCCTGAGGGTTTACTCACAGCTTTGGAGCGGAGAAAGGCAGTCATGTTGAAACAAAACCCAGTTGAATTTTGGGTCAAAATCTTCTCTGTACTACATCATCACTCTGGTGGGGCAGATTCTCAGCCTGGCTTTAATGGGCTCTCTCCCTGGCCCACACTGGCTGATGTGTGCAGACGAAGTACTggcagaaggaggaaagggacACCAGGGATGACACAGCTGTGGCCCAGCTGTAAGAGCCCAGTGCTGAGGGAGCAGGCTAGTGGCAGTTAATATGGGCTCTTTCCTGGCATGGTGTGAGTTGACTATCAGCATACCCCTATGTACGGGGAGCAGGTGTTTGAACTTTCATTTGCTAGATGAGAGAGGAGGgcagttaagtgacttgctcaaggtaaCACATAGTCTATGGTCCACCTAGAATTTGGTGCCGGGGCTGGTGCCTTTCTGGTGTCCCCAGTGCTTCTAAGAGCCAAACTCTAATGGCTGCAGAAGCCTAGAGCACACCAAGCAGGTTTTGTCCAGTAATTCCCAGTGTGAGTACCTTTCATGGCTTAATTATCCAAAGCTTTCTTGCCTAGAAGAGGTTTCATCCTTCCAGCTGTTCCCATAGTGAGCTCAGCAGCTGCTGGCTCCGAGGATGGCTCTGACAGCATTCATATTAACTTTTGACCCTTCATTCAAATACAGCTCTTTAGAACTTGATTGATTATCTCCATCAGGGAAAAATGAAACTGCTAACTCTGGTGCTTGGTGATTCTGAGCATCATGATACAAGGGAGCCTGATCCAGGTTAGGAGGCTTCActgtgctgtgtgacctggaggaAGTCACTTAACCTCCTGGAGCCTCTGAGTCCTGATCTGAGCTATGTGATGAATCCCCCAGAGTGGAGTGAGGCTTaactaaaataacttttttttttttttaaagtaggctccatgcccaacgtgcagcttgaactcacaaccctgagatcaagagtcacatgccccactgactaagccagccagacaccccaacTAAAATAACATTTGACCCATCTGTGTGTACAGGCTATTCCTGGAGGGGTACAGCAGAAACCACCAACAATGTTTTCTCTTGGGAGCGGCAGTTGGACATTTGTAAAGGGCGATATGTCTTCTCTGAAGTTTTTTATCATGTGCAAGTTTTCCttaatattgaaataattgtATTATGAAACATAAgagaggatctctgggtggctcagcggtttagcgcctgccttcggcccagggcgtgaccctggagtcctgcgatcaagtcccacatctggctccctgcatggagcctgcttctccctctgcctgtgtctctgcctctctctctctctctctctctgtctctgtctctcatgaataaataattaaaatcttaaaaaaaacataagacaCATAGGAGTATATATAATAAACGTACATTTTTAAGGATGGTAATAAAATGAACATCCTGTACTCCCTATGCAGCTGAAGAAAGTGTCTGAAGCCCtggtgtattctttttttcagttaaaactaattgttggggcacctgggcggtaCAGTTGGTTAACTTCctagtcttggttttggctcagtttgtgatctcagtgtcctgagatcggccccacattgggctccatgctcagtgcagagtctcctgtctccttgggattctatctccctctgtccctccctaccaCGCTTGTGCGTTCGtgcgtgccccccccccccccccccataatgagtctttggaaaaaaagtaaTTGTTAAAATATAGTTGATTTTTAAGAACCACAGTTAAAGCACCACTCAGTGCCTGGCCACACTAAGTAGTACTGCTGGAATCAGAACACTGTCTACTGTAGCACAGAGTGTGATGTAAGCCATTACACCCTGTTGCTCTTAGGTTATTCTTGGAAGCACTAGAAGAACACTTTCGTCCTGCTACGTGCCCATGTGGAGCCCGAGATGAACTATCTCAGAGAGCTTTTAACAGTATTCAGATACAGGGAGGAAACAGTGCCTACCTCTAGGAGCTTTTCTTTTAGTAAGGCCCGTGGGTTTCTAGACTTTCAGGCCACAATGCTGACTTAGGCTATGCAGGGCTGGGTTAAGTGAAGGCTGGCCCTGGTTGCTGGCAGCAAGCTTCTCGGCAGCAGATGGTTTCCCAGACTGGGTGACTGGGCCCAAAACAGATGGTTAGCTGACAAGGGAGTGACAGAGAGTTCTGGGGCAGCTTAATGGATGACCTGCAGCCAGATCGAGGCATAGTAGTCCTGTGTGGGCTCAGCCAACATCTGCTTGGTGAATTCTAAGCCTGAGGCAGAGAATGCATGCTGTCATACAGGCCCAGAGTCTCTTGATATCTGGTCTGGTTCTTCAGTATGGGAGGCCAGACCCTctgcccaggacccagagatgTCAGTGTCGGTTGGTTTGAGTCTGCTTTGTGGGGTTCAGGTCCCCTCTCCAGGTTCTTGGACTTTCTAACGGTCTACCTTGCTCCAGGCCCAGAATCAGTGTTTCTTGGAATAGAAGGCTTGGCCCACCTGCGTGGGAATTCACCTGGCCTGCTTGCTAAAATCCAGATTCCGAGGCCCTGCTCCAGGTCAAGAGCTCAGAATCTCTGGGGCCTGAGCACATGCTCTCAGTCAGCACCCCTGTGATTTCCATGCACCCTAGAGTGATGGCCATGACCTTACAGCCTCTCAGCCTGAGATCAGGACTCTGGAAAGGAGCCTATAGTCTAAGAACTCCCAGCCCTTTCCAAATTTTCCTAAATCAGTTGGCAACCCATGACCTAAATGAAAGAAGAACTTGCTCATGGCTTGAATAGACGAAGGAGAGAAAGTTAAggcccatttctttttatcaaagcTTAAAGTGGTTTCTTTTTGGATCAGCCTTTATTCTGTCTGTGTATCTCTGGGAGCTCTGGTagtttatatagatataaaatgagACTCACAGTGTTGTCTAgatgacttttttgttgttgttgttttaaagaagaaagtgttAAAGTCTTAGAAGTTGGCTCTATATGTCTGGTGTACAGTTGTCATCGGGGGTCCTCCCTTATCCACGACCCTGGGGACTCTGAATGTCGGGTCTCCTGTTTGagcatcttcctttttcttgatttaCTTCCTCATTTTGGTAGAGCAGGTATTCCTCGATGGCTTCACCCTCATTCTAGGAGGTATTGGGGGCTGTCAGTTTCCAAGTCTGTCAGACTTTTGTGGTATAAACTAGTTGCTTCTtaggtttttttctccttctggctTACACTTGGGCTTATCTAGTCTGCTAAGTCCATTCCGAGGAGGTCTCACTCCTTTTAATTTCCAGTGTCCAGAATTTTGTTTTGCCCCTTTCCTCTTTGTGCAGATccatgccttatttttttttcttttgttttagtagGGTGCAGGGAGGGAGCAAACATCAATGTGAAGGTCTAGTCTACCATCTTTCCTAATTTATTTAGCAGTTTTAATTCTCTGTGGCTGTCTTGGCTCAAAAGTCAGTGGGCATTTCCTGCCAGCCTAAAGCAGACTTTAGCAGAATGTGTTAACACGTCAGGCTCATTGTCAGGGTCTTTACGAGTGGTCAGCAGAGTGTGGCAAGTCCAAGGAAATGGGGTCCTGCACTTAGAATGATTTTattggaaagggaagaaagacttCAAACACATGGGACCCTTTCTGCAGTTCACCTCCTCTGTAGGCTGGCTGGGAGCAGGAGCTGAGACTGCTCCCTCTAGTACTCCCCCTGCTCCCCGATACTGTGATGGAGAGGGACAAACTCTTCTCAGCAGGAGGACTTCCTGCACCAGGGTGTCGCTTGGGGTCCTGAAGATTTGGTTCTTCCCCTACAGACTTCTGCATGAATCCCCAGACAGTACTGCTTCTGCGGGTCATCGCCGCCTTCTGCTTCCTGGGCATCCTGTGCAGTCTCTCTGCGTTCCTCCTAGATGTCTTTGGGCCCAAGCATCCCGCTCTGAAGATTACCCGTCGCTATGCCTTCGCCCACATCCTCACAGGTACGCTTGGGCCTGCTCACTGTGGGGAAGAAATGGCCACAGGGCCAAGGCATCCTGTCTGGAGTTGCAGATGGGGATGAAGGGGCTGCTGTGAGCAGACACATTCTAGATGCTCATTTCAGCTCTAGCCCAATGGACTGCGAGAGCAGCTTGCTTCTTTTGTTTGCATGTATGCCTGCCAGGACCACAAACCCACTCAGCCCAGCTGTAGAGAGGGAATGTTGTTAGTATTCCATAAGAAATCTTGGTGCTCTCTAAGAACTGGAGTTGAAGCTCAGCTGGGCTCAGGGGGCCCAGAATGAGCAGGGAAGGAGCCAGGGTGTTCAATGTCTCCCCTGGAACGCATGGTCTCATCggattctctccttcctgcttccccGCACACCACCTTTCTGTGCTTAGATgcagcttctcccctccctcatgACTGGACTGGTATGATGATTTGACTTGTGGTGGTACTGACTCCAGCCTCCACACTGTGTGACCTGGTCTATCCATTTCAAAGTACCCAGTGACTTCTAGCAGCCTGGTATCTCGATTCCAAATTCTTGAGACAGAGAGACTCTGACTGGCTCAGAAGGACTCAGGcatctggccctggccctggcccaagAATCTCACGGCCAGGAGAGCTCCCTATCACAGAGTCTGGGGCCAGGCAAGTTCTCTGAGAATGGGGTTTGGGGAGATAGACTACAGTTGGTTCTTTAAGCATCCTGGCTGCAGGGTGCCTACTTACTCCCCTTCTGTGCTATCTCTGTCCCCCAGTCCTGCAGTGTGCCACCGTCATCGGCTTTTCTTACTGGGCTTCTGAACTCATCCTGGCCCAGCAGCAGCAACATAAGAAGTACCATGGTTCCCAGGTCTATGTCACCTTTGCTGTCAGTTTCTACTTGGTGGCAGGAGCTGGTGGAGCTTCAATCCTGGCCACAGCAGCCAACCTTCTGCGCCACTACCccacggaggaggaggagcaggccctGGAGCTGCTCTCAGAGATGGAGGAGAATGAGCCCTATCCAGCAGAGTATGAGGTCATCAACCAATTCCAGCCGCCCCCGGCCTACACACCCTAATACCAGCCAAGGGTATTCTTCTGCAgcagcccctccccactctgcagCGCCTCTCACACCCAGAGGAGCTCCTCTCCCCAGCAGGCCTCACTGGTAGGATCCTGACCATTTCACCAAACCTTCCCAGGAAAGACTCTGCCTGTAGGGTTGTTCATGTATCCCTACTCTCGAAACCTGGGATTCACTGATTTTATATAATGCACTGTTTTCCCTCTTGTCACCTTCCTGTCCCTTTGCGGTCACTAGTCGTTACCAACCAGGGATGGTCATAGAAGTTTTCTCCCTTCATGGGCCATAGCATTGAAACTTGGACTTTCCCTGGGGAGCTGCTGACAGCGGGCACTCCCAGACAGAAGAAGCATCAGCAGATCCAAAGGGAAAGGGGACCGTGCCCTGTAGGCTCACTTCATAACAGCCAGCGTTTGTCCCCCCGCTGTAGCCCCAGCCTGATCCCCACCCCCCATTCCTTCTTGGAGCGCCACAGCAATGGGCTGCCCGCTCCATGGAATTCTCTGCACTTTAGTCTTTGGACTTCCCATCACGTGTGTTCTGGTTTTATGGGAAGAAGGAACTGCTGTCGGAAAGCAGAGCCAGTGCTCTCCCCGCCCTGCCCTCGCTTGGGTGGCTGCAGCCCAGGCCAGGAGAGCAGCAGCTGGCATGGGCCTGAGGCCCCATGGTGCCCATAAGGGATCAGCGTTGAGGGGGTGGGGCAAGTCTCCCTAGCCCCttcaccttttaaaatgtgagtggttttaaaaggaaaaagcaaaaccaaccaACAGCAACAATACTCTTTTTAAACTAGTGACAAGACTGTTGTCAGTTTTtttcagacacttaacccattcCTTTTGGCTCAGCAGCGTTTTGGGCCATACCTCCCCCCAAGCAGCTCCTCCCTGAGCGTATCCCTGTAGAATGCAGCCTCTTCCCTTGCTCCCTTCCCCACAGTGACCCCGCTCCCTGAGCCCTTCCTGTGGAACCCAGAGCCCTGTCAGCCCTGAGGGGCTGAGGTCTGTGGCCTGGCTGGCTGGCCAGCGTGGTGCTCCTCAGGACTGTGGCACTGAGATATAACCTGGCCTCCGTGCAGGAACAGGGGCCACAGCAGGCAGGAAACCCACCACTCTCCACATAGGAACAGTAACCAGTGGGGTCCCATTGCGTGAGGTGTTAGAACCACCCTGTCAGACTAGCAGACCTGGCCATGTCCTTCAGGCTCAGTGTGTCCCCTAGACTGTGACTTGGGGCAGCAGCTTGCCGCatgctcctcttctcttcttgaaTGTACTCTGGTGTTGCCATGTGCTACGGGCTCTTTCTTGCCTAGCCATCACTGGCTATCCCATTTGCCACACATGGCTCTGGGTCTGGCTGAATGCTCTGCCCCAAGATCTGGGGCACAAAGTGGGAGAAACTTGAGAGACCTTCAGTGTGGATC
This genomic stretch from Canis lupus dingo isolate Sandy chromosome 17, ASM325472v2, whole genome shotgun sequence harbors:
- the TMEM127 gene encoding transmembrane protein 127 isoform X1, encoding MYAPGGAGLPGGRRRRSPGGSALPKQPERSLASALPGALSITALCTALAEPAWLHIHGGTCSRQELGVSDVLGYVHPDLLKDFCMNPQTVLLLRVIAAFCFLGILCSLSAFLLDVFGPKHPALKITRRYAFAHILTVLQCATVIGFSYWASELILAQQQQHKKYHGSQVYVTFAVSFYLVAGAGGASILATAANLLRHYPTEEEEQALELLSEMEENEPYPAEYEVINQFQPPPAYTP
- the TMEM127 gene encoding transmembrane protein 127 isoform X2, with the protein product MNPQTVLLLRVIAAFCFLGILCSLSAFLLDVFGPKHPALKITRRYAFAHILTVLQCATVIGFSYWASELILAQQQQHKKYHGSQVYVTFAVSFYLVAGAGGASILATAANLLRHYPTEEEEQALELLSEMEENEPYPAEYEVINQFQPPPAYTP